A region of the Candidatus Nanosynbacter lyticus genome:
TGTAACGATAATATGATCATTAAGCGTAATACCAAGCAGTTTTCCCGCTTCCACCAGCCTGTTCGTTACTTCTTTATCAGCAATACTGGCCCCTAAACACCCGCTCGGATGATTATGCGCCACGATAATCGAGGCGGCACGGTCGGCGATGGCGTCGGCGAAGACCTCGCGCGGATGTACCAAGCTGGCGGTCAGCGTGCCGATGGTCACCACCCGCTTGGCGATCAAACGATTCGCGCCGTCCAGCGTCAGGCAGACAAAATATTCCTGCTTTTTGTCGCGAATGTCGGCCAGTAGCTCGACGGCCTTTTCTGGGCTGTCGATGATTGGTTGGTCGCTATCTAGCAAGTACCGCCGCGCCAGTTCCAAACTTGCCAGAATCACCGGAATTTTCGCTTCGCCCAAACCAACCACGCTACGCAGATCATCATACGAAACATCGCCGCCTTTTTGACGCAAAATTTTCAGTACCTCGCGCGCAATTTTACTGACATCGGCCCGAGCGTTGCCGCTGCCAATAATCGCCATCAACAGCTCCAAGTCACTCAGCCGCGCCGTACCGTAACGCGCCAATTTCTCGCGGGGACGGTCGATTTTTGGCTTGTCGAGCACTTTCATAGTTTCATTATATCAGGCTTCAACCATTCATCAGCTGCCAATCTTCGCGCTATCATTTCGTGCAGCCCTATTTATCGCTTACACCACGCAAAGATCATCAGCTATTCGGAATCGCTCTAGCTTGTCGGCCGCGCGCCACACACATCGCCACCACCAACATACCAACCAGCCGCGACACCAATGACGAGTCATCCGCAGCCGATTGAGTCGTTGTCACCACTCCCTCTTCTGGATTTAGCGGACTATCGTCTGACCATAAACCAAATGATGGATGGATATTCATCAGCAAATCATCACCATTCGCTACATTTTCTTCGCCATTATAGACACAATCATCCAGAGCATCGTTAAGTTCTACTTGCTCTCCGGACAGGTTGATGCCTGATTTTATATCACTAACATCCATAATTACACTTTCAATTTTATCATCACTGCGCAGCAAATCGCTTTTTTCCGATGTTTTCACAAACCTAAATTCACACTTCTCACGAGGCACGGGACATTCCTCTGGAATTTTCGCTGCCACCTCGTCCGACTCAATATCAGGTATTGTTTCGATAATCGATGAAGTGGAAATAGTTACTTGCTCCACTGGCTTATAGTCATCAGTTTCTTCACGCACTGTAATGGTTTCTATTGGCAGCGCAATCGTCACTGCTTCAGCCGAAGACACTTCCGACTCTACTGCTGGCGACTCCTGCCGTTCGACAAAGAAAACCGTATCTTCTTCAGCCCAAAAATCATTATCCTTATCATGACTACGCTCTACCGCTACATTGTTATAGTCAAGTTGCTCAATTGACGATATCTGTGTATCAATGAAAATTTGATCCGCCGCCAATACGTCAATCTCCTCATTTGGAGGATTAACCTTAGCTTCATCAATTATTGCGGTATCAACCAGCCGCTCATTATCAATACTGTCAGTCGATTCGACAAAATTATTATAATCCGGCGTCGCATCTAAGGATTCTGGTGTCGGTTTCTTGTTGTCATTATGCGCTGCGTCAGAAATAGCATCAATGACGTGTGACTTCACCTCTATTGAAGGACTACTCGCCTCTGCTGTTTCGGTAAAATGCCCTTCGCCAGAAATTTCGCTAGTACTTTCTGACAGAGCTTCCCCGGCATCTGTAGTATCGTCAGCGGCAATTTCTGGGGCTGTTTTTAACTCAAAGAATGGCGTTTCTACTGCTTCAGTATCCACATCCTCGCCCGAAGCTTCAACCGCCTGGTTAGTCGAAGTTTTATCTTCTCGTTCCTGCGATATGAGTTTCTCAGTTGACTTATTTGTTTTAGTTGTCAAATCTATGGGTTTTGCCTCTGCCAACACTAGCTCAGGCGCTTTTTTAATAATAGGCTCTTGATAATCGGTAGGCTCTGAATATCCCGCCATCACCAATTCCCCGCGTCCATTTTCATCCAGACTGTCGAGATCGTCTGGAGCTAGCAATCTCTCCAGATAACTTTCTTTTGGTGTTATTTCCATCAGATTAGGAACCGCCTCTTCACCCGCAGAACTCATATCGTCAGATAGTTTATCCTGACTCTCTGATTCCTGTTTCACGGCTAACGCCTGAGGTTTTACACACTGGCTAAGAAATGGACAGCCAACACATGTCGCGCATGCTGTTTGACCAATTGACGCTGTTACTTCCCCAGTAGAAGGTAGCTCTTCTTCACCGCTAGCCACCGCCACCAAATCAAACTGCTCAACACTATCAGCCACCGTTTCGCCAATACCAAACAAAAGATCTTCACCACTGACACCATCTCTTAGCGACGAAAATACGTCAGAATCATCACCGTCAATTCCTGTCGATGATAATTCTACGGTAGTCGTCGCCCCAATCATTGCTCAAAAAATGTCTCCGTTGAAATATGTGATTCATCGACACCGGCGGCGGTGAGTTTTTGCCAAACATCTCGTACAAATGGCAAGCTACCGCAGACCAGAAAGTGCACCTCACTCGGCACCTCACCAACAATGTTTGCTACCTCAAACCGCCCATTATACCAGCCATCTCGTTCCTCAACCTGCTGGCGGGTACTAAACTTTTTGACCGTAATATTCGACGCCGCTAACTCCTCAGAAAACACCATATATTCTGGCGATTTTTGACTAAAATAGAGAAAGGTCGGCTGCTGGGTGTCTGCCAAAATACTCCAGATCGGACTCAGCCCGCACCCCGCAGCGATGCCAACCAGCGGCCGCTCGGTTTGCGGATTGAAATCGCCATATGACCGACTAATATGTAACGTATCGCC
Encoded here:
- the radC gene encoding RadC family protein, giving the protein MKVLDKPKIDRPREKLARYGTARLSDLELLMAIIGSGNARADVSKIAREVLKILRQKGGDVSYDDLRSVVGLGEAKIPVILASLELARRYLLDSDQPIIDSPEKAVELLADIRDKKQEYFVCLTLDGANRLIAKRVVTIGTLTASLVHPREVFADAIADRAASIIVAHNHPSGCLGASIADKEVTNRLVEAGKLLGITLNDHIIVTKLNYKSLLHAE
- a CDS encoding ferredoxin--NADP reductase encodes the protein MRDSLTVEIVRVRQENPEVTTLYFARTFDFMAGQYITVFIEGSQVREGKAYSISSRPSEELMSITVKNVGGEFSSYLCSRRVGDTLHISRSYGDFNPQTERPLVGIAAGCGLSPIWSILADTQQPTFLYFSQKSPEYMVFSEELAASNITVKKFSTRQQVEERDGWYNGRFEVANIVGEVPSEVHFLVCGSLPFVRDVWQKLTAAGVDESHISTETFFEQ